In Argiope bruennichi chromosome 4, qqArgBrue1.1, whole genome shotgun sequence, the sequence caagcatattgcaacaaacggtatatttctatcgctgcccgtttagtttttattgatttttgaaatataccggtcatttttgaaacacccgatATATGGAACTGAATATTCAGAGAATTTTCTGATTCCTTCCTAAAAACACTCTGCAGGTTATTTTGCGAATGCAATTACTGTGATAAATTTGATTCAGTTTGAAAGAGAGAATAATATAGTAAAGGAAAagcgaaaatttttatttccttataactcccttatttttgatattagaaaacaaaaatcaaattgataaaattttttcatcacaataaacaatttttgatttgaaaatatttcaatagttgaCTTTTCTTATGACTGTTGTTGGCGCCAATAAGTCAGCCTAATGCTCCGCCAACTCATTTTGTTGCGCCATCAAGTGGCCAAATGATATAACCTTTTAGTTCACCAACTGTGAGtgttgaaaataaagcaatggTGATACAGTGATGCAGTCCCAATATTTTGTGCTTGATTTATATGtgattgtgttttttaaaaactgagctATTATGGGCTAAAACAATTGTAAAGGTATTTTCTTAAGTGAAAGCATTGGGAAAAGCTGTTAACTGAGATATTGattaagaattgaataaaatagattcgaGAGATATAagagatttgaataaaatagatttaaaaaatgcattgcttCTATCAATTAGAAAACTAGAAGAATGGGGTGAGGGTATGAGACGTTACACATGTGATGCAGAAATTGAAATTTGGATTCTTTTTCAAATTGCTTTCATGCTATTTTATAAACAGTCAGTCCAGAACTCATTATTCGAAACCTGATATTTTAAGagattatttcaaagtaaaaattgaCATCCACACAGTTTTTGAAAACCATGGTCTGTTAATAGTTACAAGGATAACTACACGATCgacatctaaattttttaaatcctgctATATTTCAGGTAAAATCACATTCTTCTTTTCCAATAAATGTTATATGGAAAAATGAATATCGCTTTAATCgagattagttttaaaaattaatgcttctATCACTTTTAAAAAGATCGTCATCGGtgataattttctagaaatatgtGGCTTGGCATTTTTAGAAAATCCATCTTTGTTTACATTCCATACGACACTCTGCTAAATGATGAATGATATATTCAGTTCATTATTGtcattatgtttaatttaagAGGTGAATTGCTTTTTATTAGTAGTACTCACTTTCGAGTACTACTAATGATTTAATTCGCCTGTCATGAATTTAAAACTGATGAACTCGAGGGCATATGCAGAAGTATTAAGGTTTACacagttttatgatttttaataattgtattttaatgaacCATTACACAACCGTGCAATCTTTaactactttataaatatttattacacattttgttttccatttttcttcCCCTGCATTATAATAAGtgcattcatattaaattttcaagtcCAAGAAACAAAGGGCTTTTTAAAAACGCTTTCCAAAACGCAAAGGGCTTTTTATGCAATGTAAGTTCCCCACCAGCTTCTAATAGCCTGATGAATCACggtaatttttataaagacaCGTCTATTGGAAATGGttcagaaaatgttatttctCGTATAGCCTTTGCAAATTGGAAACATTATGGAACACAATCAGATAGATTTAAAaggagtaagaaaaaaaaaaatcatttttttaaacacattttataaaagtacctaaaaaacagttttttttcttctcttgcaacttttattgattttttaatatttacaatatttgcaCAAACTAAAAAAAGTTCTGTATTATCatcagtattaaatattaaatctttatataattaatattatattttatattaaaacattgatacctgtatttaatattttcttatatcccaattgtaattttttttttttttttttttttttaggaattcaGTGCCTGCAGAAAGTTGACAAAGAATCACATTGTAGTATCAGGACTTATGatgatttttttgtatatcagtacaattcagaaaatagacgagatgattttaaaaatttcattttacaatgaaataagaataaaataaatgaatgaagtttGAGAAAATGCTTCAAACGATCAACCAAAACATATTTTCACCAACCATCATCGTCGCTTGACAGATCACTGTCGCTTCCATCAGTAGCTggtaagattattttaatttcttcaccAGTGAATTCAAGTTTACTTTTACTcacaatgaagaaataatatgcctttaaataaaaaaaaattaccctgaTAAAGCAAAAACCAATTCACAgtacgtaaaataaacagcaaaaattCAGAACTGAAGATACATTTTCAGAATAGCATTCGTACAAAGAAGTCGGAATTTATATAACTTCTCTCGCACTATGAAGGAGGGAAAAAATTCCCAATCAAAACTCCCAATAACCCACACTGTCGATAGCCAGCAATTCTGCTTCTACTGATTTCGACTCgctaataagaatttatttttattattatttttattattattattattattattattattattattcaagcgTAGCATGATATTCTGAGCAAACTCCATCCTTACAAAGCACTTTCCAAATGATAAATCCCCTTCACAATTTCTCTTTTACGCAGTGCTTCAAATGTCGTTTCTCCCTTGCGTCATCTGAATGCGCTGAAATGCTAATCATTTGCATATCCCAacctctttttccttttatatgattTTGACGTTAGTCAGAATATTCCTTCCTGGAGTTGCAATTTTAATGGTCAGCAGACTACATAACCCTCTATTTGCAGTATCTAAAGAAGCTATATCAGAGTATTTCAGCAAGAATTAGCTAGGATTCGGAACCAAACAATATCATGGTGCATCTTCATTGATTCCTATGCTACTGGATCATCATGTTTTTGATGCTTCTCAAACGAAAATCTCGCTTAGGCCATATAAAAAAACCTATAATTGCTGATTGAATGAATGATAggaaacttttgtttcaccttaTCCAAATTTTCTACGAAAGACgacagattaatatttaaatttgtcgtgataattgcttttttaaaaataatttttatatttattgagtatGCTTCTTTTGGGTTcgaatttggataaatatttttgcatcctTTTCAAAAAGTGAGCAacctttagaaaatatttcgtaCTCCACTTCGCACGCGTTAGCTGAGCAGCTACCTGGCATGAATCTTTGGAAGAAGAGGAcgctttataagaaatttctagaTCCCTATAAACTGATAAAAACTCATAGAATGGATcggttttcattttattgttgcgTGCGTTATTAAGAAGATTACGTTTaacgaattttataaaatgggtGTGAATTCTGTTAAATTGGGTACATTGTGTAAACTATTAATGTCTCTTCTGAgactgaatgaaatattttagctgTCTTCAACTCTTTGGTGTTACtataaaagaatattcatatCTTTTTCAAGACCTGTTTATCACtcgtattgaattaaataataatgggtAAGTTACTTAGTTGTTGTGAGTTCGcataagtataaaaatgtataaagtgtaattattttatgtatcgaaGAATTGTTATACTTAAATATTCGTTCATAATCTTTCTTTCGAaaagagttattttaattatcttgaacAACTTTTTAGAAAATCGACTATGTAGCAGAATTTATACTATTATCGAATAACCATTACTATATAAATGACGCTATCATTTTCTAGATGAATGAATGAACCAATTTCAAATGTCAAAGCTTGATTATTAGTTTTATGTAAAAGGCTTGCTATAAAACAGTAGtatcatttttcttcaaattccttTTTTCGTCAGATTTATTGGGAAACTCAGTTGGAAAAACCGCAATATTTTATAGTGACAAAAGAAGGCTAGAATTTCCGTTCTTATAAGCCGGgcttcatttataagaaaatatcgCCAAGAATAAACTGTTCATGATGCAATTTACAAATATGGCTACGTAAATTAAATACCACTATATATAATAGAAACACTCGGAAATTTCTTCTTGCGGAAAATGTCCGATTTGAAGAAGCTCAAAACTTCGTCGTTCGACTAAGATCCTGTTTTAATGCTCGATTcaatatttctgttaattaatgtttaaaagcaCCTTTATAGTGTTGCAGATATTCGGTCTTTTGACTTCTAAACTTCTTTTTACTTACTCATTTGAACGAATGTATGTACGATTGTAGGTCAATTTAAGTGTAAAATAGGAGCATTGTAAAATCCTCCGGAACTTGGCTAAAGCTCATTTCAAGCTTCttgatttcaaaaacatttttttgagctaaataaaaaaaatgaacgttTTTCGCgcaataaaacaatttcttgtATTGGGGATTTGATACATCTCAAAATTCAAACTTGCTTGTTAATTTCTGTATCTCTACTAAATAAAGATGAAAGCGTGTATTGGCATTCTATAAGATGGACCATTTGACCTAAGCTACCGAATTTGGCCCATATATAATTATAAGGGTGGTAATGTAACTTctcggttttttttttgaaatattgacgagaatttttagtaaatttcgtgggttttgtaagtatattttttaaaatactgggatataaaaaaattctaataccaatttaatagcaaggggaatttttccaaattttggtaatttttaatttttcatttcattaatattcaacaatagattatattgttcaGAAATTTAAACCTCTtcgttatttcatgaaatatttaatcgagcGACTCAaaacattgttgaaagctaaagattcTGTTTTGCATCGGAATAGAAGAAATGTTATAGTATAGTGGAAAATTAGAAAGATTATCTGCGAAGTTACATTTGACTTTATTAGAATGGTTCAAGTggattaaaaaattgctaaaataatatgGCAAATTTACATCTCGTAATAGAATGGTATTTTAAGCTTGAAATCGATCTAGCCCTATTTTATTAGTTAACACATTCTACTCAAAGTATTTTAGTTATTTGATTTGCAGAATAAATGCCAGTTTAAATCTGTTAGAAGCGAGTTATGCTTAGGGATAAACGAATAAAATTGCaccttttaaattatagatttacaTTGGATAAAGCATGCGATTGAAATATGTAACTAAACAAATTCTTGAGTTTTATTATAGCATATAagcatcttaatatttttaaaacttgaaaaaattaaatgcacacaTAAAATGATCTctgaaaagtcaatttttaaatttctgtaaagttaacttttcatcataatttctGAAGTTGTCAAGGAAAATTTTCTATTACTAGAAATAACTTTTgataggaatttaatttttaaaaatcaaaaattttgtaaaagtgaaTTTCTCCCGAATAATACCATTTCTCGAAAATCACTATTTGCCAAAATTGACAGCTTCAGGTTCACATCTTTAAAGAGCGTTATATTCCAGCGATTATGGTAAATTTGTCTTGAAAGGACAATTTCTCAATAGTGTTAAAGTGTAGCGTATAAAGTTTTACAGTGCAAGTTTCTAATAAtccaaaataatgaattgaatgtCTTAAGGATTATTGAGAACATATGTTTGAGCATGGCTTTGGCGCTGTGGGCCCAAAATGACCGGCGCGCCAAGATttcttaaaatgcataatttgaacAAATGCCAATACTTATAAATTCTTGATTCACGGTGTTACTACAATGGGCTAAGCAATGAATGCTGCATAAAACGTATAAAAGTAGGTTTGTTTATACTTGAAATGCAGGCTCGCAGCTTTTGCCACCCTggttgatttgaattttaatgacacATTTtgcaaaacagttttaatttcatgttatatttttcttgtaaatatttcaatggtggtggaatgtaaatttaaatttcattatcataacaTATTGTGAACACGCTTAAAGCCCTGGGGATAACAGGCGATtcgtatgaaataaaatcaaaatatgattataCATGGTTTCTTAGTTGTAGGTAATacttcagttttatatttttcgcATAATAAACTTATTGCATTACCACAGGAAAAACCTTGAAACTTGCAAGGCTCTCAGTGTCTTATGAAACATCTAAAACGTATTCGTAAGGCTGTTTCTATTGTAACATTAATGAAAGCTGAATAAGGCACGTTCCTTCATTTTACCCAAAATGATAAAAGCATAAAGCTGTAATGTTAAGGCAAGCTCGTGTGTTTTATGTAATGAGGCGCTCACGTATTTTAAGGATATTCTATTGCGCATGTAGCGTAGATGGTGCATCATTGTTTGACGCAGTTTATCTAATTCTGGTCCTTTTGgcatagaaaaaaatcattgtgaTTATAAAGCGACTCAAGGATAGAATTTTTGTTACTGTCAATTCTATTAACTGTATTTTTAGCTGCCTAAGTTAATGAGAAATTAGAACCTCGCTGAACGACCATCATTCCTTCAAATCTTATTCGCGATGTGAAATATTCATTAAGCGTAAAATTTTCCACAGAAAACGGTATAAAGTAGGACAACGCATCCGATttcgtaaaaagaaataattcttaatttataatttaatttgcgCCAAGGTAACCACAATTTATCTTTCAGGTCATTTCACAACAATCTGCACTACGATGTGGAAGCGACACCTGCATCTTCATGCCCGACTCTCCTTATGTGATGGACTGTATATTTTGAAGCTATCGCCGTTGCCAGTGTCATTTTCCAAACTTtcgactcaaaatttaatactagTTCTAAAATGGCTTGATAAAGGAACACCATTGTTATAGTGATGTGCTGTTTTTAGATGGAGGGCAATATTTTCTCCTGAATTTCCAGCTGTCGCATCGCATTGGACTAACCAGGTATGTCTACATAATTGTGGTACCCTAGCTGCTTGGAGGTTACTTGTGTCGAATATTCGGATATTAAGAATTCTTCCCTATTCCTTCAGAATACTTGTCTTGAAGTTACGATTTTAGTGTCTTCCACGAATTTGTGAGGCGTCGGAAACATTTTAAAGGAACAGTATAGAAATCGGATACCTGCTCAAAAACGAATAAATCTCAAACCAATAATAACCTGGCAATAAATGCGTCCTctcaaattaaaaactgaaattggaTATTTTTCTGATACAATAATCTATCTGAAAGTTTAAGATAAATTTTCCGAAAGGAATCTGTCAAACTACAGTTTGGTTTCACTAATTTTCGCGTTTGTTAATTTAGAGATCAGCTCGTCCTCTAAATATTGATTGTAACTTTATCTAAAGCCATTCAATTAAGTTCCGGTGTAGCTTTATTTCGGGGTATTTCGAAGTTACAAGAACTACTTAATAGAACTCGTTGACGATTCTTGAAATTTCTTCCTCAAAGCGTTTATTTATTTCAGTCGGTATGttctaaagtaaaagaaattctgATTTCATGCTGTTATGCAAACTTCTGTTTATGAATTGGTATGGCAAATTTCGCATTgcgaattaaaaatcaatttcttaaagTAGGGAAGTTTAAGTCAATATCTTCAATTACTCAATCAAGAGACACGCctgaattttcgaataaaatttagttttgcagTTGATTCTTGATGTTCGAGTGTTTATTGAACGCAAGATGAACCAAGATAGGAATAAGTCGTTAGTTCaggtactaaaaataaaatcattacggCCGACTAATTTTTTACGCTACAGATCGAGAAATTTCCTTAATTAGAGAAATTATGTGCTAAATACCGAAATATTTCGGAGATCGaggttaaaatatacattatataaacgaaatttttcttCCGGTTAGTAAATTGAATTGGATGAAGTCGGAATGGCTAAATTTTTTGAAGTGATTAGTTCTTAATGATAGTGGTAACGAAAAATCGAATCAAGCTAGGACAGAAGGATATAAGAAAATTAGACATTCtaattttactattcatttcaAAGGATGTTAAACGAcggcattttttaattaaacctgAAGTACTCTTCGCTTATTCGTATTTGGAAACCATGTTTCGTACTGAAATTGCCGATTAGTACCGTAAACATTCTCTTGCTCTTTGAAACAATTCTTTGTCTGTTAGGTTTTTAATGGCATATACAAGtttcatataaattcttttacttcTATATTGGTCTGTCATAATTCTTAATCTTTGCTTATTTTAACGTCCTTCGTGTAATCTACATTAATAGAACAAATCAGTTATTTTATATCTGGTATTTCTGCATTTTCATTGTATCCTTTAAGGAGTGCCATTTAATTAGCATTATCTAACATCGTCTAGTATTGTctctttatttacttaaatcgaaaatttttgcACAATCTATTACATAAACTATCGGAACATTTAAATCGAGATGTATTTTAACCATTTCCTGCCATAAACGAGccaatttaatttaacattttaaaattttattaactggaatttataaagttttatatccAACTGATATGAGCACAAAGAAATCCAGAATATTAAGATCGAAAATTTGAAacggtaaattaaagaaatgccaaGCAAGAAATCAGCGATATTACGGTATGCTTTCAGACAGAATCGTACATCCAAGTATCTATTCTTAAATTTGAGAATCGAATCCTTCTTGCGTTATTAGATACAAATAACGCTTCAACCAAAACTTGATTTCTTCGCAATATAAAAGGATCGTAATGAATCGAATTGTTCAGAAACATGATCGAGAATTGCTAAATATCGGGTTTGAGTCATTTGGCACCCAACTCtgaggaaatttaatatttaaattcataaaatgaccAAGGAAGCGGTACAGAATACTAGTAATATTTGTAtgtaacttataaaattttttttgacaaatagcATGCTTTGTTTCTATTTTGCTTCAACTCAACGTGTTAATCAGAACTAGCATAAAAACCACTGGATTTGGTATTTTAAAttccgtttttaattttagtacaaaatattttgtcttcGCGAAGCAATGAGGATTCCGACATGCATTCTAGTATCGGGTAAAGGTGCATTATGCGAATCGGAAAATTCCCTACGAAATTCGTGCATCACGAAAGACCTCTTGTGTACGAGCATGATTCACGGAATGAAATTAATGTACTTTGTTTTGAGAGTTGGAGTGGGTGTAGAATCTAATTTGTGCAGTATTTCATTAGGTAGTGAGTGAAGTGACAGCTTTGTGGAATTTGAAAATAGTCAATGTCTGATAAAGTATACAAGCTACTTCACCATGCGTTATGCACAAGACATGGTTGTCTTAACTAGTCGTGATATCTGATACTGCAAGTAATATTGAGCATTGAGAGTTGGTGTTAGCGGAGTAATGTAGTCGTAAGTGAGAATCATGGACTGTGGATGGGGTTGGCAGTTTGGATATTTTCGAGAATCATGGATTGGAAGTAGAGCAGACGGTGTGGGTAATGAGCGCTTGAGCTGTAGTTTCGGGGGTTGGTGGTGGAGGCGTGGGCAATGCCTGTGTGAGTTGGGGTTCTGAGGTTGGTGGTGGTGTCGTGGGCAATGCCTGTGTGTGAGTTGGGGTTCTGAGGTTGGTGGTGGTGTCGTGGGCAATGCCTGTGTGTGAGTTGGGGTTCTGAGGTTGGTGGTGGTGTCGTGGGCAATGCCTGTGTGTGAGTTGGGGTTCTGAGGTTGGTGGTGGTGTCGTGGGCAATGCCTGTGTGTGAGTTGGGGTTCTGAGGTTGGTGGTGGTGTCGTGGGCAATGCCTGTGTGTGAGTTGGGGTTCTGAGGTTGGTGGTGGTGTCGTGGGCAATGCCTGTGTGTGAGTTGGGGTTCTGAGGTTGGTGGTGGTGTCGTGGGCAATGCCTGTGTGTGAGTTGGGGTTCTGAGGTTGGTGGTGGTGTCGTGGGCAATGCCTGTGTGTGAGTTGGGGTTCTGAGGTTGGTGGTGGTGTCGTGGGCAATGCCTGTGTGTGAGTTGGGGTTCTGAGGTTGGTGGTGGTGTCGTGGGCAATGCCTGTGTGTGAGTTGGGGTTCTGAGGTTGGTGGTGGTGTCGTGGGCAATGCCTGTGTGTGAGTTGGGGTTCTGAGGTTGGTGGTGGTGTCGTGGGCAATGCCTGTGTGTGAGTTGGCGTGCTGAGGTTGGTGAGggcggcgtgggtaatgaatgTGTGTGAGCTGGGGTGCTGAGGTTGGTGAGggcggcgtgggtaatgaatgTGTGTGAGCTGGGGTGCTGAGGTTGGTGAGggcggcgtgggtaatgaatgTGTGTGAGCTGGGGTTCTGAGGTTGGTGAGggcggcgtgggtaatgaatgTGTGTGAGCTGTGGATCTGAGGTTGGTGGCGGCGGCTTGGGCAATGAATGTGTGTGAGCTGGGGTTCTGAGGTTGGTGGTGGCGGCGGCTTGGGCAATGAATGTGTGTGAGCTGGGGTTCTGAGGTTGGTGGTGGTGTCGTGGGCAATGCCTGTGTGTGAGTTGGGGTTCTGAGGTTGGTGGTGGTGTCGTGGGCAATGCCTGTGTGTGAGTTGGGGTTCTGAGGTTGGTGGTGGTGTCGTGGGCAATGCCTGTGTGTGAGTTGGCGTTCTGAGGTTGGTggtggtggcgtgggtaatgaatgtGTGTGAGCTGGGGTGCTGAGGTTGGTGAGggcggcgtgggtaatgaatgTGTGTGAGCTGGGGTGCTGAGGTTGGTGAGggcggcgtgggtaatgaatgTGTGTGAGCTGGGGTGCTGAGGTTGGTGAGggcggcgtgggtaatgaatgTGTGTGAGCTGTGGATCTGAGGTTGGTGAGggcggcgtgggtaatgaatgTGTGTGAGCTGTGGATCTGAGGTTGGTGGCGGCGGCTTGGGCAATGAATGTGTGTGAGCTGGGGTTCTGAGGTTGGTGGCGGCGGCTTGGGCAATGAATGTGTGTGAGCTGGGGTTCTGAGGTTGGTGGTGGCGGCGTGGGCAATGAATGTGTGTGAGCTGTGGATCTGAGGTTGGTGGTGGCGGCGTGGGCAATGAATGTGT encodes:
- the LOC129966399 gene encoding mucin-6-like, giving the protein MCTHTHTHTLPTPPPPTSEPQLTHIHCPRRHHQPQIHSSHTFIAHAATTNLRSTAHTHSLPTPPPPTSEPQLTHIHCPSRRHQPQNPSSHTFIAQAAATNLRSTAHTHSLPTPPSPTSDPQLTHIHYPRRPHQPQHPSSHTFITHAALTNLSTPAHTHSLPTPPSPTSAPQLTHIHYPRHHHQPQNANSHTGIAHDTTTNLRTPTHTQALPTTPPPTSEPQLTHRHCPRHHHQPQNPSSHTFIAQAAATTNLRTPAHTHSLPKPPPPTSDPQLTHIHYPRRPHQPQNPSSHTFITHAALTNLSTPAHTHSLPTPPSPTSAPQLTHIHYPRRPHQPQHANSHTGIAHDTTTNLRTPTHTQALPTTPPPTSEPQLTHRHCPRHHHQPQNPNSHTGIAHDTTTNLRTPTHTQALPTTPPPTSEPQLTHRHCPRHHHQPQNPNSHTGIAHDTTTNLRTPTHTQALPTTPPPTSEPQLTHRHCPRHHHQPQNPNSHTGIAHDTTTNLRTPTHTQALPTTPPPTSEPQLTHRHCPRHHHQPQNPNSHRHCPRLHHQPPKLQLKRSLPTPSALLPIHDSRKYPNCQPHPQSMILTYDYITPLTPTLNAQYYLQYQISRLVKTTMSCA